The proteins below are encoded in one region of Ochotona princeps isolate mOchPri1 chromosome 24, mOchPri1.hap1, whole genome shotgun sequence:
- the ERI2 gene encoding ERI1 exoribonuclease 2 isoform X1, translating into MATKRLARQLGLIRRKSVAPASGNLGRSKFKQLFDYLIVIDFESTCWSDGRHHGSQEIIEFPAVLLSTSTGEIESEFHVYVQPQEHPILSEFCKELTGIQQVQVDEGVPLKICLSQFCKWIHKIQQQKKIIFTTGTSEPSTSEVKSCTFVTWSDWDLGVCLEYECKRKQLLKPIFLNSWIDLRATYKLFYRRKPKGLSGALKEVGIEFSGREHSGLDDARNTALLAWKMIRDGCLMKITRSLNKVPTEKNPNILTRNLNINQVEETSSCNVNIQRPSICDREPKNTINSCEKVQMRSVCMNSPKKLLEQDHSKQKNNVKTGFHNVKSCFSLVNAKPSTSLEQLSSPTLNSSVHLQKQRKNDHLASNTKSKSLTTSSELVLVPTTIPSVNHGSDMEMSPTPDCLPVLTDWEDVILLPASQPDQNVDCIPSNSDSHMSFSSGERSVVFEEPEMLSCENLEDIEETPQKFETSKSVVYKSPHTTIYNVKQSRDLGSNVSAFKIPGHKSSTFNTVTANASRASVLGKHPLHLGGNKRKPFSPPTFLSAKKQNFTIHEEKATSSDCSVVRNSSRQILSPVLTPTVNSREPWKNGKMTPPLCKCGRRAKRLVVSNNGPNHGKVFYCCPIGKYHENRKCCGYFKWEQTLQKEKANSMVLSHSTGQLVFNSPEINRISDRNFTIKNSLKLRPSMRS; encoded by the exons ATGGCGACGAAGCGGCTGGCGCG GCAGCTTGGCTTAATTAGGAGAAAATCAGTTGCACCAGCAAGCGGAAATCTAGGAAGAAGCAAATTCA AGCAATTGTTTGATTACTTAATTGTCATCGATTTTGAGTCAACATGCTGGAGTGATGGGAGGCACCATGGTAGCCAGGAAATAA ttgAGTTTCCAGCAGTATTGTTGAGCACTTCCACTGGAGAAATTGAATCTGAGTTCCATGTATACGTTCAACCTCAGGAACATCCAATACTTTCTGAATTTTGCAAGGAACTGACAGGCATACAGCAG GTTCAAGTTGATGAAGGAGTCCCTCTGAAGATTTGCTTATCTCAATTCTGTAAATGGATTCATAAGATTCAGCaacagaagaaaattatttttactacTGGGACTTCAGAGCCTTCTACTTCAGAAGTAAAATCTTGTACCTTTGTTACGTGGTCAG ACTGGGACTTAGGGGTTTGTCTGGAGTATGAGTGTAAGAGAAAACAGCTGCTAAAACCCATATTCTTAAATTCTTGGATTGATCTCAGAGCAACTTACAAG CTTTTCTATAGGAGAAAGCCAAAGGGTCTAAGTGGTGCCTTGAAGGAAGTGGGAATAGAATTCTCAGGAAGAGAACATTCTG GGTTGGATGATGCTCGGAACACTGCCCTTCTTGCCTGGAAAATGATCAGAGATGGTTGCCTAATGAAAATCACAAGGTCATTGAACAAG GTTCCCACTGAGAAGAATCCCAACATTCTGACCAGAAATTTGAATATAAATCAAGTTGAAGAAACCTCTTCCTGCAATGTTAATATCCAGAGGCCCAGCATATGTGATAGGGAGCCTAAAAATACCATAAATTCTTGTGAAAAAGTTCAAATGAGGTCAGTTTGTATGAATTCTCCTAAGAAGTTATTAGAGCAGGATCACTCCAAACAGAAGAACAACGTAAAAACCGGTTTTCACAACGTCAAAAGTTGCTTCTCTCTTGTGAATGCCAAACCTTCTACTTCTCTGGAGCAGCTGTCATCTCCTACCTTGAATTCATCTGTCCATttacagaagcaaagaaaaaatgaCCATCTTGCATCTAATACCAAATCTAAGTCTTTAACAACCAGTTCAGAATTAGTACTTGTTCCTACCACCATTCCATCTGTTAATCATGGCTCTGACATGGAAATGAGTCCTACTCCTGACTGTTTACCTGTGTTGACTGACTGGGAGGATGTAATTTTACTGCCAGCATCTCAGCCTGATCAAAATGTAGATTGTATACCTTCCAATAGTGACTCACATATGTCTTTTAGTTCTGGAGAAAGATCAGTGGTTTTCGAAGAACCAGAAATGCTAAGCTGTGAAAACTTGGAAGACATAGAGGAAACTCCTCAAAAGTTTGAGACCTCCAAATCAGTTGTATACAAGAGTCCACACACGACTATTTATAATGTAAAACAAAGCAGAGATCTAGGCTCAAATGTTTCTGCCTTTAAGATACCCGGACACAAATCAAGTACCTTCAATACAGTTACTGCCAATGCATCTCGTGCTTCAGTTTTGGGAAAACATCCTCTTCACTTAGGTGGTAACAAAAGGAAGCCATTTAGTCCCCCAACTTTCCTATCAGCAAAAAAACAGAACTTTACTATCCATGAAGAAAAGGCTACATCATCTGATTGCTCTGTAGTAAGAAATTCTTCCCGGCAAATTCTCTCCCCTGTATTAACGCCTACAGTTAACTCACGAGAGCCTTGGAAGAATGGGAAAATGACACCTCCCTTATGCAAGTGTGGCCGAAGAGCTAAGAGACTTGTTGTTTCTAATAATGGACCAAACCATGGAAAAGTCTTCTATTGTTGTCCTATTGGGAAATACCACGAAAACAGAAAGTGTTGTGGTTATTTCAAATGGGAACAAACTCTTCAGAAGGAAAAAGCCAACAGCATGGTTCTGTCTCATTCCACAGGGCAGCTTGTTTTTAATTCTCCAGAAATAAACCGTATCTCTGACAGAAATTTTACTATTAAAAATAGTTTGAAACTAAGGCCTTCAATGAGGAGCTGA
- the ERI2 gene encoding ERI1 exoribonuclease 2 isoform X2, whose translation MATKRLARQLGLIRRKSVAPASGNLGRSKFKQLFDYLIVIDFESTCWSDGRHHGSQEIIEFPAVLLSTSTGEIESEFHVYVQPQEHPILSEFCKELTGIQQVQVDEGVPLKICLSQFCKWIHKIQQQKKIIFTTGTSEPSTSEVKSCTFVTWSDWDLGVCLEYECKRKQLLKPIFLNSWIDLRATYKLFYRRKPKGLSGALKEVGIEFSGREHSGLDDARNTALLAWKMIRDGCLMKITRSLNK comes from the exons ATGGCGACGAAGCGGCTGGCGCG GCAGCTTGGCTTAATTAGGAGAAAATCAGTTGCACCAGCAAGCGGAAATCTAGGAAGAAGCAAATTCA AGCAATTGTTTGATTACTTAATTGTCATCGATTTTGAGTCAACATGCTGGAGTGATGGGAGGCACCATGGTAGCCAGGAAATAA ttgAGTTTCCAGCAGTATTGTTGAGCACTTCCACTGGAGAAATTGAATCTGAGTTCCATGTATACGTTCAACCTCAGGAACATCCAATACTTTCTGAATTTTGCAAGGAACTGACAGGCATACAGCAG GTTCAAGTTGATGAAGGAGTCCCTCTGAAGATTTGCTTATCTCAATTCTGTAAATGGATTCATAAGATTCAGCaacagaagaaaattatttttactacTGGGACTTCAGAGCCTTCTACTTCAGAAGTAAAATCTTGTACCTTTGTTACGTGGTCAG ACTGGGACTTAGGGGTTTGTCTGGAGTATGAGTGTAAGAGAAAACAGCTGCTAAAACCCATATTCTTAAATTCTTGGATTGATCTCAGAGCAACTTACAAG CTTTTCTATAGGAGAAAGCCAAAGGGTCTAAGTGGTGCCTTGAAGGAAGTGGGAATAGAATTCTCAGGAAGAGAACATTCTG GGTTGGATGATGCTCGGAACACTGCCCTTCTTGCCTGGAAAATGATCAGAGATGGTTGCCTAATGAAAATCACAAGGTCATTGAACAAG
- the REXO5 gene encoding RNA exonuclease 5 isoform X2: protein MEPVRDRTGRPPRNGRKRKRAPNEPRGVADAMRGHWELEERQSLAKKPRLSTVLCAENCEITYGQLFELLKYAVLGKSCVSKPRWCQIIHQKYLKGVVVFVLQGMSQLQFYRFYLEFGYLGKAFGHKFRLPPPSPNFLADLIGLKQKQPTGDPLKMLETSSADSKSSINLQNDPIIQKYGVKKVSLLRCLLTKEEMETVNFPLQGFTDCEHFVPTKCNGCVTDNSPLFGLDCEMCLTSQGRELTRVSVVAEGGFCIMDELVKPDNRIVDYLTRFSGITKNTLEPVTTKLKDVQKQLRALLPPDAVLVGHSLDLDLRALQMIHPYVIDTSLLYVREQGRRFKLKFLAKAVLGKDIQCPNKIGHDAIEDARTALELAQYFLKYGPKKIAKLNLQTLVHHQELLAASQEPRNTLEVAQFSNASILECLDSLGQKLLFLTQETDASELSSRNCHTVKCLSNKEVFEQAREEILRFPFSIVQFSFEPFSPTFSEEMNEKVRMKWIEMSTVYAGPLSKKCSLRYLKRLFKSFGPVQSITIILETYQPYLCVQYDVLEAAQLAIETLNGIQLEGVCIKVKRPVTELTLDCDKLLDELALDAENQGSLYLSGVKGGFKERLLQQSNCFLGLEALILPKDHRSGIPKNYCFLKFKNVGSAQRALSIFRGKDWNLKGRHALTPRHLHTWLRNSPLESSPLGLPVTSLSSEQETLQALNVDHSKLASWRWGRKIEKLYNSLSPGTLCLILLPGTQSTHGSLTGLGLMGIKGEEESTTSSTCLNWKLQ, encoded by the exons ATGGAGCCAGTAAGGGACAGGACCGGGAGGCCTCCCAGAAACGGCAGGAAGAGGAAGCGGGCCCCGAACGAGCCTCGGGGGGTGGCGGACGCGATGAGAGGCCATTGGGAACTCGAGGAGAGGCAGTCCCTGGCCAAG AAGCCTCGTTTATCTACTGTTTTGTGTGCTGAAAACTGTGAGATAACCTATGGCCAGCTATTTGAATTGCTGAAGTATGCAGTTCTGGGAAAATCCTGTGTTTCTAAACCCAG ATGGTGCCAGATTATTCACCAAAAGTACCTGAAGGGTGTggtggtttttgttcttcagggaATGAGTCAGCTACAATTTTACAGGTTCTATTTGGAGTTTGGATATCTTGGAAAGGCATTTGGACAT AAATTCCGCTTGCCGCCTCCATCACCTAATTTTCTAGCTGATCTCATTGGACTGAAACAGAAACAACCAACTGGAGATCCACTCAAGATGCTGGAAA CATCTTCTGCCGATTCAAAATCCAGCATCAACCTACAGAATGACCCTATCATTCAAAAATATGGTGTTAAGAAAGTGAGCTTGCTCAGATGCCTTCTGACtaaggaagaaatggaaacagtAAACTTCCCGTTACAAG GTTTTACTGATTGTGAACACTTTGTACCTACCAAATGTAATGGCTGTGTAACAGATAATAGTCCTCTCTTTGGACTTGACTGCGAAATG tgcctcacGTCCCAGGGCAGAGAACTGACACGTGTCTCAGTGGTGGCTGAAGGAGGCTTCTGTATTATGGATGAACTGGTTAAACCTGACAACAGGATTGTGGACTACCTCACCAG gTTTTCAGGAATTACAAAAAATACTCTTGAGCCAGTGACAACCAAACTCAAGGATGTCCAGAAGCAGCTGAGAGCACTACTTCCTCCTGATGCGGTGTTGGTGGGCCACTCCTTGGACCTGGACCTCCGAGCGCTGCAG aTGATACATCCATATGTTATTGATACATCATTGCTTTATGTCAGAGAACAGGGCAGAAGATTTAAATTGAAGTTCTTAGCCAAAGCTGTTTTGGG GAAGGATATACAATGCCCAAACAAGATTGGTCATGATGCCATAGAAGATGCTAGAACAGCTCTAGAATTGGCTCAGTATTTCCTTAAGTATGGCCCAAAGAAG attgcaaaactgaatctGCAGACACTTGTTCATCACCAAGAACTGCTAGCAGCCAGCCAAGAACCAAGAAATACACTAGAAGTAGCTCAGTTCTCAAATGCAAG TATTTTAGAATGCTTGGACTCATTGGGTCAGAAGCTCCTTTTTTTGACCCAGGAGACAGATGCTAGTGAACTTTCTTCTAGAAATTGTCACACTGTtaagtgcctttcaaataaagag GTTTTTGAGCAGGCCAGAGAGGAAATCCTTCGGTTTCCCTTCAGCATTGTACAGTTCTCTTTTGAGCCCTTTTCACCTACCTTCTCtgaggaaatgaatgaaaag GTGAGAATGAAGTGGATAGAGATGTCAACTGTCTATGCGGGCCCACTTAGCAAAAAATGCAGCCTCAGGTACCTGAAAAGGCTGTTTAAgagctttggcccagtccagtcAATTACCATTATTCTTGAAACTTACCAG CCCTATCTCTGTGTCCAGTATGACGTTCTGGAAGCTGCCCAGCTGGCCATAGAAACCTTGAATGGCATTCAGTTGGAAGGTGTTTGCATCAAG GTGAAGAGACCTGTTACTGAGCTCACCCTTGATTGTGATAAACTCCTAGATGAGCTGGCACTAGATGCTGAGAACCAAGGTAGTCTTTACCTGTCTGGAGTGAAGGGAGGCTTCAAGGAGCGCTTGTTGCAGCAGTCCAACTGCTTCCTTGGCTTGGAAGCTTTGATCTTGCCTAAAGACCACAGAAGTGGAATACCTAAAAACTACTGTTTCCTGA aattcaaaaatgTTGGCAGTGCCCAAAGGGCCCTTAGCATTTTCAGAGGCAAAGACTGGAATTTGAAGGGCAGGCATGCCCTCACCCCTCGGCACCTCCATACATGGCTCAGAAATTCACCGCTGGAATCAAGCCCTCTAGGACTTCCTGTCACATCTCTCTCCTCAGAACAGGAGACCTTGCAG GCCCTGAATGTAGACCACTCGAAGCTAGCATCCTGGCGCTGGGGCCGGAAGATCGAAAAGCTTTACAACAGCCTGAGTCCAGGGACCCTGTGCCTCATCCTGCTGCCAGGAACACAGAG CACTCACGGATCACTCACTGGCCTGGGCCTAATGGGAATAAAAGGTGAAGAGGAAAGTACCACCTCCAGCACGTGTTT GAACTGGAAACTTCAGTAA
- the REXO5 gene encoding RNA exonuclease 5 isoform X1 has protein sequence MSQLQFYRFYLEFGYLGKAFGHKFRLPPPSPNFLADLIGLKQKQPTGDPLKMLETSSADSKSSINLQNDPIIQKYGVKKVSLLRCLLTKEEMETVNFPLQGFTDCEHFVPTKCNGCVTDNSPLFGLDCEMCLTSQGRELTRVSVVAEGGFCIMDELVKPDNRIVDYLTRFSGITKNTLEPVTTKLKDVQKQLRALLPPDAVLVGHSLDLDLRALQMIHPYVIDTSLLYVREQGRRFKLKFLAKAVLGKDIQCPNKIGHDAIEDARTALELAQYFLKYGPKKIAKLNLQTLVHHQELLAASQEPRNTLEVAQFSNASILECLDSLGQKLLFLTQETDASELSSRNCHTVKCLSNKEVFEQAREEILRFPFSIVQFSFEPFSPTFSEEMNEKVRMKWIEMSTVYAGPLSKKCSLRYLKRLFKSFGPVQSITIILETYQPYLCVQYDVLEAAQLAIETLNGIQLEGVCIKVKRPVTELTLDCDKLLDELALDAENQGSLYLSGVKGGFKERLLQQSNCFLGLEALILPKDHRSGIPKNYCFLKFKNVGSAQRALSIFRGKDWNLKGRHALTPRHLHTWLRNSPLESSPLGLPVTSLSSEQETLQHSRITHWPGPNGNKR, from the exons ATGAGTCAGCTACAATTTTACAGGTTCTATTTGGAGTTTGGATATCTTGGAAAGGCATTTGGACAT AAATTCCGCTTGCCGCCTCCATCACCTAATTTTCTAGCTGATCTCATTGGACTGAAACAGAAACAACCAACTGGAGATCCACTCAAGATGCTGGAAA CATCTTCTGCCGATTCAAAATCCAGCATCAACCTACAGAATGACCCTATCATTCAAAAATATGGTGTTAAGAAAGTGAGCTTGCTCAGATGCCTTCTGACtaaggaagaaatggaaacagtAAACTTCCCGTTACAAG GTTTTACTGATTGTGAACACTTTGTACCTACCAAATGTAATGGCTGTGTAACAGATAATAGTCCTCTCTTTGGACTTGACTGCGAAATG tgcctcacGTCCCAGGGCAGAGAACTGACACGTGTCTCAGTGGTGGCTGAAGGAGGCTTCTGTATTATGGATGAACTGGTTAAACCTGACAACAGGATTGTGGACTACCTCACCAG gTTTTCAGGAATTACAAAAAATACTCTTGAGCCAGTGACAACCAAACTCAAGGATGTCCAGAAGCAGCTGAGAGCACTACTTCCTCCTGATGCGGTGTTGGTGGGCCACTCCTTGGACCTGGACCTCCGAGCGCTGCAG aTGATACATCCATATGTTATTGATACATCATTGCTTTATGTCAGAGAACAGGGCAGAAGATTTAAATTGAAGTTCTTAGCCAAAGCTGTTTTGGG GAAGGATATACAATGCCCAAACAAGATTGGTCATGATGCCATAGAAGATGCTAGAACAGCTCTAGAATTGGCTCAGTATTTCCTTAAGTATGGCCCAAAGAAG attgcaaaactgaatctGCAGACACTTGTTCATCACCAAGAACTGCTAGCAGCCAGCCAAGAACCAAGAAATACACTAGAAGTAGCTCAGTTCTCAAATGCAAG TATTTTAGAATGCTTGGACTCATTGGGTCAGAAGCTCCTTTTTTTGACCCAGGAGACAGATGCTAGTGAACTTTCTTCTAGAAATTGTCACACTGTtaagtgcctttcaaataaagag GTTTTTGAGCAGGCCAGAGAGGAAATCCTTCGGTTTCCCTTCAGCATTGTACAGTTCTCTTTTGAGCCCTTTTCACCTACCTTCTCtgaggaaatgaatgaaaag GTGAGAATGAAGTGGATAGAGATGTCAACTGTCTATGCGGGCCCACTTAGCAAAAAATGCAGCCTCAGGTACCTGAAAAGGCTGTTTAAgagctttggcccagtccagtcAATTACCATTATTCTTGAAACTTACCAG CCCTATCTCTGTGTCCAGTATGACGTTCTGGAAGCTGCCCAGCTGGCCATAGAAACCTTGAATGGCATTCAGTTGGAAGGTGTTTGCATCAAG GTGAAGAGACCTGTTACTGAGCTCACCCTTGATTGTGATAAACTCCTAGATGAGCTGGCACTAGATGCTGAGAACCAAGGTAGTCTTTACCTGTCTGGAGTGAAGGGAGGCTTCAAGGAGCGCTTGTTGCAGCAGTCCAACTGCTTCCTTGGCTTGGAAGCTTTGATCTTGCCTAAAGACCACAGAAGTGGAATACCTAAAAACTACTGTTTCCTGA aattcaaaaatgTTGGCAGTGCCCAAAGGGCCCTTAGCATTTTCAGAGGCAAAGACTGGAATTTGAAGGGCAGGCATGCCCTCACCCCTCGGCACCTCCATACATGGCTCAGAAATTCACCGCTGGAATCAAGCCCTCTAGGACTTCCTGTCACATCTCTCTCCTCAGAACAGGAGACCTTGCAG CACTCACGGATCACTCACTGGCCTGGGCCTAATGGGAATAAAAGGTGA